From Saccharibacillus brassicae:
CTTGCCGTCCAGCGCCAGAGCGATGACGTGGGCGTCAGGCTTGATGTGGCTCAGGATGCGCTCGCCTTCTTTGTCTTTCACGATCTTCACTTCCGCGTCGCTTAGGGAATCCGGTGCTTTCTCGTCGGGCACTTCGACGATTTGCAGCTTGAGGTACGGCGTCAGCCGTTTGCTGTATTCCGCGATGCCTTGAACGAGGTATTTTTCTTTTAACTTGCCGACTCCGATGATTTGAATGAACATAAGTCCTCCCGATTTCCGTTCGTGATGTGATGCTTTCATTATACGATAGAGTGCGCCTGACAGCGCAAAAAAGACGACCCCCGCGCGTATCCGCCGGTCAGCCGTCTTTTCTTTTCCGATCTGTTCAGCTTTGAACGCCCATCCTGCCCAAGCGCAGTTCCCTACGAGCCTTTCACTTCCAGCAGCTCGTAATGAATCGTGCCCATCGGGGCGTCGACGTTGATCTTCTCGCCGACTTTTTTGCCCATCAGCGCTTTGCCGAGCGGGCTTTCGTACGAGATCTTGCCGTTTGCGACGTCCGCTTCGGCCGGGCCGACCACCTGGTAATCCAGCGTGTCGCCGAACTCGATGTCTTTGAGGACGACGTTCGAACCGACGACGATAATGCCGGAACTGCCGCTGCTCGCTTCCGCGATCCGGGCTTTGATCAGCATTTTCTCCAGCTGCATGATGCGCGTCTCCATGAAAGCCTGGTCGTCCTTGGCCGAATGGTATTCGCTGTTTTCCTTCAGGTCGCCGTAGCTGATCGCGAGCTTGATGCGCGCCGCCAGCTCTTTGCGTTTCACGTATTTAAGGTCGTCGAGCTCCGCCTGGAGCTTGTCGAATCCTTCTTGGGTCAGTACTACCACTTCTTCGTCTGCCATGCTTTTGCTCACCCCACTCGAATAACTTCTCTCCCTAGTGTACCCTTTTTCGCGCCAACAATCGACCCATTGCCAAATTAGGCGCCGAGCGAGCGGTTCGACCACCAGAGCACAAGCGCCATGAGACCGAACAGGATCACGAGCGTGCCGAGCAGCAGCATATGCCATTTGCGGTACATGGACAAGATGGCGACGTACTCGCGGATAAAAGCGTTCGGCAGATAGTAGAAAGCGGTCTTCGACCCAATCCCGTCAGCCTGCAGCCCCGCTTTGCGCGCGTAGACGCCGGCCCGGAACAGGTGGAAGTTGTTGGTCGCGAACACGCACGTGTACTTGCCTGCGCCGCTTTCGGCATCCATGATTTTTTTGGAAAAAGCCATATTCTCCAGCGTGTTCACGGATTGGTCTTCCATACGGATCTGCGCGTCGGGAATGTCCTGTTCCAGCAAGTAATTGCGCATGGCGGCGGCTTCGGAGATGATCTCGTCCGAGCCTTTGCCTCCGGAGACGACGAATACGGGCGGCGTGTAGAGCAGATCTTCCTGCTTGCGGTAAAAAGCGATGCCGCGCTTGAGCCGTCCGGCGAGCAGCGGCGTCACTTTGTCGCCTTTGAGCCCGGCGCCGAGCACGACGATGTAGTCGCGCGGCGCGCGCGGACGCACCAGATTGTACAGCACGCAAGAGACGAGGTAGCACAGGAACACGAAGCCGAAATACGCGGTGACCGCCGTCATCAGGCCGATCGGCAGCGCCAGTTCTTCGCGGTCGGTCCACAGCGGTGAGAACAGCAGCAGTCCGAGGTACGCGAAGATTAGCAGGCCGAGACCGAGCGTGAGCAGGTTTTTCGGTTTGAAGCCTTCTTTTCTCCATAAAATGCGCGCGTTGTAGAGCAGTCCGGCTCCGGTGCCGATAACGAGCAGAGGCAGCAGCACGACGAAGGCCAGCGCGCCGAAGGCGGCGGCATACATGACGGCGGCATTGT
This genomic window contains:
- the rlmH gene encoding 23S rRNA (pseudouridine(1915)-N(3))-methyltransferase RlmH is translated as MFIQIIGVGKLKEKYLVQGIAEYSKRLTPYLKLQIVEVPDEKAPDSLSDAEVKIVKDKEGERILSHIKPDAHVIALALDGKMWSSEDLASELDRLGTYGSSHVVFVIGGSHGISDDVLKRAQQKLCFGRMTLPHQLMRLVLVEQVYRAVKINRGEPYHK
- the greA gene encoding transcription elongation factor GreA, translated to MADEEVVVLTQEGFDKLQAELDDLKYVKRKELAARIKLAISYGDLKENSEYHSAKDDQAFMETRIMQLEKMLIKARIAEASSGSSGIIVVGSNVVLKDIEFGDTLDYQVVGPAEADVANGKISYESPLGKALMGKKVGEKINVDAPMGTIHYELLEVKGS
- a CDS encoding YdcF family protein, translated to MIFLFSYGLTALILLAFVVSYLRDKRRIRVGMLLTSGLLLLAFSLMISVIQVADDNAAVMYAAAFGALAFVVLLPLLVIGTGAGLLYNARILWRKEGFKPKNLLTLGLGLLIFAYLGLLLFSPLWTDREELALPIGLMTAVTAYFGFVFLCYLVSCVLYNLVRPRAPRDYIVVLGAGLKGDKVTPLLAGRLKRGIAFYRKQEDLLYTPPVFVVSGGKGSDEIISEAAAMRNYLLEQDIPDAQIRMEDQSVNTLENMAFSKKIMDAESGAGKYTCVFATNNFHLFRAGVYARKAGLQADGIGSKTAFYYLPNAFIREYVAILSMYRKWHMLLLGTLVILFGLMALVLWWSNRSLGA